Sequence from the Equus przewalskii isolate Varuska chromosome 11, EquPr2, whole genome shotgun sequence genome:
gaataaagaaagcttaaaaaaacaacagcGTATGTATTATGGAAATCCCAGAAGGATAAGAGAAAGGGATACAAAGtctatttaaagcaataatgactgaaaacttcccaaactggagagagaaatgggtaTACAGATTCATGAGGCCCAAAGGACCCCAAACAGGTTGAATACAAAAAGGGCtaaccaagacacattataatcaaactgtcaaaagtgaAATACATAGAGAactttaaaagcagcaagagaaatgtGACACATCGCATACAATGACTTTTatatccccaccccaccctgagaCTACAGGtaaatttccaaaaagaaacttTGCAGACCAGGAGAGAGTTAGAAGATacagtaaaatattgaaagaaaaaaatgtcaaccagAATACTTATATCTGGCAAAGCTATCCTTTAGAGATGAAGGACAGATAAAGACTTTCTCATACAAACAaaagacacagatgttagctcagggacaatctttctcaagcaaaagaggaatattggcaacatatgttacctcagggttaatcttcctcatcaaacaaaaaaaagatcaaaaacataaaatgtgtgtaaGGAGAGTGTAAAAATGTAGGGTTTTCATGTGCTTTGAAGttattattagtttaaaataGACTGTGGTAAATGTGTTTTctgtaaacctcatggtaaccacaaaaaaaagcctatagtagaaataaaaaagataaagataaaggaATCTAAATATACTattacagaaaatcatcaaaacacaaaggaaaagagcaagagaagaagaaagaaacaaagaattacaaagcagccagaaaataattgacaaaatggcaatattaagttCATAcatatcaatagttactttatctataaatggactaaattctccagcTAACAGATATAGAGGGTgcctggattaaaaaaaaagatccaactaTGTAAAGCCTAAAAGAGACATACTACAGCTTTAGGGaaacacataggctgaaagtgaacagatggagaaagatattccatgcaaatggaagccaaaagaaagcaggagtagctatacttctatcagataaaatagttttaagttagaaaatttcaagagacaaagaaggtcattatataatgataaaggggtcatttcatgaagaagatataacaattgtaaatatatatgcacccaacataggaacaccaacatatgcaaagaaaatattaatagatgtGAAGTAAGATATAGAAAATAACACAGTGATAGTAGGGACTTCAATGCTGTCAACAATGGATAcagcatccagacagaaaatgaacaaggaaacattggGCTTAAactacacattagaccagatggacttcacAGATACTCAAAGAACTTTATATCCAATGGCAGTGCAACATACATTTTTCCCAAGTAcagatggaacattctccaggataggtcaTACGTTTGGccacaaaaatgttttcataaatttaagattgaaatcatataaagtatcttttctgatcataatgatataaaactagaaatcaattacaagaagaaaactggaaaattcacaaataagtggCGATTAAACATGTTGCCAAACAACCATTGTGCcaaaaaagtaatcaaaagagacattaaaaaatattttgagaaaaatgaaagagcaaacaCAACATACCAGAACTTCTGGgtggcagcaaaagcagttctaagacgGACATTCATAGCAAAAAATACCTACAATAGGGGgagaaaagatttcaaataagcagcataactttacacctcaaggaactagaaaaagaggaacagcCTAAGCCAAAAGtgagtagaaggagagaaatagcagagatgagagaggagataaatgaaacagacactaaagagaaaacagagatgatCAATTAAAGTAAGAGctgttttttgagaagataaataaaatagacaaacacTTAGCTAGACTTAACATTAAcaatagagaagttaaataaaattggaaatgaaataggagacattataactgataGCACACAAATACAAAAGATCACAAAAAACTATTATGAGCaatcatatgccaacaaattagacaatctagaataaatttctagaaatgtaaaacctactaagactgaatcatgaacaagtagaaaaacaattactagaaaggagattgaatcagtaatcaaaaacttcccaacaaacaaaagtcaaggaccagatggctccaCTGATGAACTCAATCAAACACttagagaagaattaataccaatccttctcaaactcttccaaaaaattgaagaggagggaatacttccaaattcattttatgaggccagtattatgctaattccagaaacaaagacactggaggaagagaaatccacaggcaatatctctgatgaatatagcTGCAAAATTTTTCAACgaaaaatgaggaaaccaaattcaacaatacatcaaaaggagCATACATAGTGATCAAGGGGGTTTACTCCAGGCATGCACAAGTaattcaacatcagcaaatcaatcagtgtgatacaccacattaaaaacaTGAAGGATAAAATCGTaggataatctcaatagatgcagaaaaagcatttcctaAAATTCAACATGCTTTCTTGATGAGAACTCTCAACAAAGTTGATATAGAGGGAAAGTAACTCTTCATAATAAATACCATAACAAGCTCATAGCTAACACAATAAATAATGGTGAAAacctgaaaacttttcctctaaggtcaTGAGAAAGGCAAGGATGCCaccttttacaatttttatacaGTATAGTCCTTAAAGTTCTAGTCATAGGAattagacaaggaaaagaaattgaaggcattcaaactggaaaggaagaataaaattgtctctattttcagCTAAGATGATATTACATTAGGAAACCCCAAATATTCCACAAGAAAACAGTTAGAACTAATAAAGcagttcagtaaagttgcagaataaaaaatcaatatatcatatgatccagtgatTACACTTCTGAGTGtatattgaaaagaaatgaaattccaaTCTTGCAGAAACATCTGCACCTTCGTGTTCGTTGCAGCaatgtttacaatagccaaggaaCAGGAGTCATGACAAGAACCTAAGTGtccgttgatggatgaatggataaagaaattgtagtCTCTGTTtatacagtggaatgttattcagccacaaaaaagaaggaaatcttgccattgacAACAACATacatgaaacttgagggcattacactaagtgagaTAAGTTAAGCAGAGAAGTAAAAttctgtataatctcacttatgtgtggaatctaagaaaaccaaactcatagaaagagagaacagattggtggctgccagagggaATTAGCAGGAGGGGGAAACAGGTGAAAGTGctcaaaaagtacaaatttccagttataaaataagttctggggatataATATACATCGTGATTACCATAATTAAAAGAttgtattgtacatttgaaagtttctgaaagtagatcttaaaagttctcttcACAAGATTAAAAAactgtaactatgtgaggtgatggatattaaccaaacttattatggtaatcatttcaaataatttgttgtacactttaaacttacacaatgtagtatatcaattatatattaataaaacttgaaaaaaacaaatttgaaatcaAGGTAATTAACCACTTTAATAGAATGAAGGGAAATACATGATTATCTCATTCACTAATTCAGAAAAAGTATGTGACAGAATCTcccattctttcatgataaaaataacaagaaatctAGGAATAGAAGTGAATCTCCTCAAACTGATAAGGAGCATTAATGcaaaacccacaactaacatcatactcaaatgtgaaagactgaaatcattCCCTGTTATATCAGATACTAGACAagctttcaccacttttattcagatttctaCTGGAAGTTCTATCGAGACCAATCATACAagaataaaaggattataaagaatacaaattggaaaggaagaagagaaaccatatcattttcaaataatataatcttttatatagaaaattctaaagaatctaCAAAAGACAATTAGCTAATAAACTTATTCGCCAAACAAAATCaccaaacaaaaataagacaTGCTTACATACACTAGTTACATAATATtgtaacccaatgttactgctataaaaacaaagattaaaattttaaaaataaataaataaaatggaaaaaaagaaacaaaagagtttAGGCAAGACAAAAGAAGTGCATTAAAGTCCATTGCTGGTGACAGATTCACAAATAAACAATTGTATTGGAGAAACTTGATAGTTTTTCCAGTATATATCCTCATCCCCTTCCAAACAGCATCCAGGTTGTTTTGTGAGAATCTCCCTGTATCCGTTAGAGTAAACACTATTAGGTGCCATAcaagaaaattccaaaatttcAGTGGCACAGCCATAGAGGTTCTTCTTGCTCTTATATTGTTCAATTAGTTGTTCTATGAGAAGTTACACAGAGATTCAGGGAATCAGGTTCTTTCCCTTTAGTGATTTTTGTCATCTCTTATGGTCTGAGTTCTCTCCAGCCACCTTgtgacaaagaaagagaaaggacagaagaTCACATGAGGAGTTTCATGGGCCAGACTTGGAAGTGACACATATAACATCCATTTCATTGAGAAGAACACAAGCACATGGCCACAATTAACTGTTTGAAGGCTGAGCTACAGAGCCTACACATATTCCCaggagtaaaatgaaaatagcttaGAAAGTGGCCAACCAAtctttttcattgaaatttttatGGTCATCAAATATCAATTTTATGTTTCCTCTCACTCAGAAAACTTATTATCCACTTCCAGTAGGGTGACAACAAAAATCCCTACTAACCAATAAAGAAGCTCAGTGCCCAGGCTTCAAAGAGATTAAGTGGTCCTCTCCACCCAGTCCTGTTGTGGCTCCTTGTTGTCGAGCAATTTATGcactaaaaagaaaacttagatCATTCTATAttcacactcaataaataatgttggaCCAGAATAAAGATAATTAGATTGAAATAACTCCTATTCATAACTGATAGTAATAGAAGATACACAAGATTTCAGTTTAGAAATCTTATTGAATTGGCATTATGAATGTTCTTCAACCTTGCTGAtgggaaatatttctttatgagacttatttttctcttctgatttttatttttggtgaaaactccattttccattatttttcttgatgCATTGTCcaatctcttaaatattttttccttactcATTATACTGCATTGCCTCTTCTGAAGTATATCAAATAAAAAGCTACGTCCAACACAAAATTAACAcagaaaatttattcataaatttgcagcaagggaaaccatcttccatcattttcatttcagcAGGAGTTTAAAGGTGTTAGAAAAGAGTGTAAGTTTATTgagcaaaacaataaatattgagTCAGTGTATGACTGGGAAACATTTTATTGAGATGTGATTTGAGCAAGTGGGAAAAATTATTCTAACTGTTCTTCAACTATATTTGTCAGTCCTTGTTAGGCTAccaggaagaaagcaaacagTTTGGAGAATTTCAAAAGAGGAAGGATTGttcaacattttttgttgttCGTGCTGTCAAGTTAACTCTAACTCCTAGTGACTCTGTGTACAGCAAAGCAGAAGCCTGTTCGATCTTTTTGggctgtcttctctccttctggcattttatcagacaatgctccactgctattcatagagtttggaagtggatggccaagtccttcttcctagtctgtctagtctggaagctacACTGTCCAGCATGAatgaccctgttggtatttgaaatagcagTAGAATAGaattcagcatcacagcaactcCCAGCTGCCACAGCATAACAACCAACAGATaggtggtgtgattccctgaACCAGGAAACAAATTCATGCCAGtgagctcttaaccactataaTACGAAGGTTGGTATTATGTTCAATATTAGGGGTGGTATTATGTTCAATGTTAGGGGTGGagaattttttgaagaagaagactagccctgagctaaagtctgccaccaaccctcctattttttctgaggaagactgaccctgagctaacatccatgcccatcttcctctattttctatgtgggatgcctaccacagcatggcctgacaagcagtgcataggtccacacccagcatccaaaccagtgaactctgggccactgaagtggaacgtgcacccttaactgctgtgccacccaaGGGGTGGAGAATTTTTTGAGAATGTCAATTTATTGCAAAAGTTGGAATCACTATCAAGTGGATGTTAGGGAGTATTCTCCCcttgaattttatagtttttacagCTTAGATAATAAAACTTGGGATTTCTTGATTTGCTTAATGcttggtaaaataatttttaaatcaagacTCAAAGCATCATTTCCAGTAAAATACTCAGGTTAAGCTACTGCTCACAGGGAGTTTCCATTCAATTTGAGGGATATAGATGAACAGGCgaacaaataaatacaagagCTGAATGTTAGTAACAACGACGCGGAATGAGCAGACTGAGGAACGATAGTCAAAGAAGAATGGAGTAACTATTTTATAAAGTAGTTCAGGGAAGTTCTGTATGACTTCCCTGAGCAAGTAACATTTTACAAGCAACCTGAAATGATTGtgagagtattccaggcagaggaaacagccaatAAAAAAGCTCCTGAGACAAGGGCATGCATGGAGCTGTCCAGGAATAGCAAGAAATCAGTATAAATGAAGTGGTGTGAATTGGTGGGAGAGTGATAAGACATGATATAGCTCAACAAAACTATCAACGGAGTAAATAACATTTCAAagcatttctgataaaaacagaaaatagcagtATTAATATCAGTGCACTAATTTTAGCATAATGTGAAGAGTTGGTAGTCACAAGGTCAAGGTTAAAAATGACTTACTATTCTCCCCACTTTAGTCTAATATAGCATTAATCTTTTAGAAATAGTCATATCAACatgctttcttttgtaaaaatgatcaGTAACATGTGAAACATTAATTTGTTAAGATACTGTAACTATTTATATCTGGATAAAATGTTCCCCCAAACCACATGtactttgttaaataaattttattaaaaagatattataTTCCCCTACATTTTGGATGCTTGGACCTGTtccaaaactaaagaaataaataatattagacAAAACTTCATGTCCTACTACCGTCCATGGCTATGAATATTGAGTTATGACATAGAGTATATCTAAGAGGGATGAAATAACTTTTGTGGGTTCTACATCATTAAAAGACTAAACCTAGAGGATATTTTGCCTTCTCCGCAACCTTCTTGAATGCATTCTTGACCTCTTTGTTCCTCAGGCTATAGACCACATGGTTCAGCATGGGGATGAGCATAGTATAGAACACAGATGCAATTTTATCTATGTCCATAGAATGACTGGAGCTGGGCTTTAAGTACATGAAGATAATAGTTCCATAGAAGATAGAGACTGCAGTGAGGTGGGAGGCACATGTGGATATAGCCTTCTGATATCCTGCAGCTGAGTGCATCTTTAGGATGGTGATAAATATGAATACACAAGATATCAAGATAACCAGGAGAGCAAAAAAGATGTTGAAGCTCACCATGTAAACAAGAACCAGCTCACTAACATGTCTATCAGAGCAAGAGAGAACCATGACTGCTAGaatatcacagaaaaagtgaTGGACCACATTGGGCatacaaaaagagagacagaatgtGTCTCCAACGTGGACAGCAGCAGTAAGAAAACCAAAGACATAAGAACATATGGTCATATGAGTACACAGAGTTGTCGTCATCATAGTGGTATAATGTAGGGGTTTACAAACCGCTGtgtagcggtcataggccatagAGGCCAAGAGGTAACTTTCCACAGTGGCAAAGACTACAAAAAAGAACATCTGAGCAGCACATGCATTGTAGGAGATGACTTTGTCTCTGATAAGGAACCCAGCTATCACCTTTGGAGTGACTGTTGAGGAATAACAAAAGTCCACTAGAGACAAGTTAGTGAGAAAAAAGTACATTGGAGTGTGGAGATGAGAGGCCAGCAGGATCACCATGATCAGGCCCAGGTTCCAAATTAGAGTGATTAGGTAGATGAGGGTAAATATTATAAAGAGTGGGACCTGCAGTTCTGGGGCATTGGTTAGTCCCATCAGGATAAATTCTTTCACCTCTGTATTATTCCCCATGGATGTGATCTGAGAATCACAAGATACTCTGTAGCAAAGAGAAGTAAAGGAACACATTGATGAAAAAAACCCAGTtgcacagaaattgaaatgtacaagcattattttattaaagtaacaatttgttcttcaatattcttcatttttaaagcatgGGCATGACAACGGAATTTAGTGATACTTATCTATACAGTAATAGACTTTTTGTATCACCTTCTCAACTTCTTGACTTATTATCTAAGTAAATCAAGTTGCAGGAAGTGATAATGCATTGCCCAAGTTCACATGCCTGGAATAAATCTGTTTCCCATATCAGGCATTTTGAATCTTCTAAGAACTTACCCTTCTATAGTGCtcatgtgccaggtgctttatacccatatgttcatttaatcctcttgtCAACTATATTAGATTGATTATTCCCATTTATATATCTGGTAATTTGGCCACAAAAAGATTGAGTAATTTATTCAATGTCACACAGGTATTAATGGACAAAGCCAAGCTTTAGACCAAATCAAAGTGGTTCTCAACCTAAATGCTGTTaatgaatttgaatttattttaatttcattcaatttatattaaattgtCTCTATTGTACCGAAATTAATGCATGGAGTTGCATAGTTGATTAATTGACAAGTAAATGCATAGTAGATGCAGTGGGCTAAATGTGGCATTAGAGGCGTGTACAACCAACAAAGTCAATTCTGAAAAGAAGGTATAGCATTGAATGTAAAAGCTTTGGCTCTGAGAAGACAAGTGTATGCATTCACATATCAGCTCTACCATTGACTACCTGGGAGACATTGTTCTAACTTAACTTCCATGCGTCTCATTTTAtccatcagcaaaatgaaggTGGTGTTGGGACCTAACTCAAGGGATTATTGTAAGAGTTAAAAGTAATGATACATAAAAACAGCACAATGAGCTAACCACAATCCTGATGAGTACTagttataatattattattagcatAAGATGTGGTCTCTATATTTATTTAGGAAAGTTAGGTGACAGATGCAGATGGGTGATTTTCGAAGTGGTAGACTTAATCTTTCAAATCTCTTTTCCTACTGTCCActtagatattttgtttttccctatATTTCTCACTCTATTTTCATGGCTGTGTCAATAATTTTGCATGAGAACTCGGATCTTCAAATCccctttttcttaatattttttcttgatatcCACATTTTAGGTTGTGTTGACTACTCCTATTAAGATAGAATGAGTCTAAGAACTCATTTTTACTGTCATTCCTATCAAGACTTAGCTGGATGAATCTAAGGACTCGTAAAAGATATCCATtgtctggtaaccactattctctACCATCTTACTCCTGGCCCCTAAGCACATTATTATACATGTCTGCATCTTAAATTATTTGCGTTTGTCAACATCTTACcacataataatataatttatatatatgtaaaatatatatatatttatatataaaaataagttatattttatatattatatatattaataagttatattttatatatatatatatatatctgcccCGTGCCCCTTGCCTGGGCACTGAGCTGGCTGTGAGGGGTAGGCAAGGGGAGCAGGCAGGATGGCAGGGGCAGAGAACTGAGGTCATTTCCCACGGTGGAGAGGCAGGGGTCACCAGGTCAGCACCTGGATGACCGGGTGGGGGTTTGGGAGGAACTACAAGACCGTCCCCTGTCCCAGCACAGTGGTGGCAGGTGCCCTGGCCACGGTGGAGCCTCCCTGCAGGGTGACTCTGATGACACAGGGAAGAGGCAGCTATGGAGGTCGGGGACAGCGGGCTGGGGGCTGAGCAAGGGCAGGGTGGGTGAGGGCCAGGGCAAATGGCAGCCTCGGCCCCCTGGGACCCAGCCCCACGTCACAGAAGGGTTCCTATCTAACGCCCTTTAGTGCATCTCAGTCGGGTAACACGTCACCTCCACAcacacctatatatatatatatatatatatatatatatatatatatatatatatatagatactatatatatatatatatagatacttGTTGTTAGTGCCTctgagtggattccaactcctagtgaccctgtgtacagcagagtggaatcctgcctggtctttttgtgccatcctctcatcttctggcactaTGTTAGACAATGTTCTGCTGTTATTCATTgggttttcatagccaattttttcataaatgtgtggccacttctttcttcttagtttgtcttagtctagaagctctgctgaaagaTGTCCACCATGGGTgtctctgctggtatttgaaatactgggggcatagctttcagcatcacaacaacatgcaGCTGCTGcaatatgacaaccaacagacatatatagatacacacacacacacacacacacacacacacacacacatatcaattGCTATGTTCTATGATGACCAATATATCTCCTGAGGTTAGTAACAGCTTCTACAGACTGCTTATATGTAGTTTGTCTCATAGATGGAGAGATAGATATATAGGCAATAGATGATATTGATGATGACAGATGGGTAGATAGATATTGAAGAGGACGAAGggatatatattgtatatatatacacactctcacacacaaatatacaagtAGTATAAtttacaattaagaaaatggaGGATTTGAGAGGTTATGTGCCTGCTTAAAATTCCACACCTAGTAGGAGATATTTAAGATATAAACCCATGTCTAACTGATCCCAATGCCTGTGTCTTTAGTCACTACACTGTCAGATTTTCTAGATAAACATGTAAAGAAAGGCTTAGATTGTGGggaaatgataatgaaaatagagTAAGTGTCTTGGTAGCATCATGATCCTCCTTCTGTTGTCTAAGTCATTTCATTCTGGTTAGCTGTGCCTTCAACAATAAGTCAACACATAGTAAAGAGGAGGAATTTATTACCTACTCAATCTGAGTATCATTTATCATAGGTTTTTGCTGTCCTCTTGAGGAAAGCAGCATGAAATTTCATACATATgaactcttctttcttctgattaaaatgttttcaatttgaATCCTATACTTATGCCAATGTTTCAGAAAAGGTGGCCAAGAAACTGGATTTGAGCTCAAAACCTCATAGAACATGTAGCTTCCCACTGCTTCTGTATCAATTACATTTTTCACTAAAGGTGTATGTTGAATATAGAAGCTTACCTTGCTCTGGAAAAGACGGGAAAGACCACCCTGAATTGCGAGTCTGAAATCAGAAATTCCTCCTGAGAAGGATGTATAAATAATATAGGTGAAATTATCTCTTATGTACTGGTCAAAAGGTTCCAAGTTCCCTCaagcacaaagaaatggagaaaaaatcaACATGGATCTAGGAAACCAGGGTTTAAGTATTCTCTGTATCAAGGACTTTCTGTgcattcaaaaaattatttaccttttgctgatctcagtttccttatctgtgataaagagataataaaattatCTCTCCATGTACTTTACAGAATTGTATCTGTGAATAGCAAATGATGGTAGATATATTAAAAGACCTTAGTAAGGGTTTAAGTTTTCAAcataaatcaatttaatttttattgtaggGTGTTTTCTCTGCCTGTGGTTGCAGTCTCATTGCAAATACTCAGTTTAGAGAGAAGCTGGGGTATACTAAAAGTAtatatcatttcaatagatgATGACAAAATTGGCTGTGCTGAgtttgatccttttaaaataatatcatgcAGCGTCATGATGGGATTTTGAAGCCTAATAATGCGAAGAAAGAGAAATTTCGCAGGCATGGAATTCTCGGGGGGACAGAGCCCCTGAGAGAGCAATTACTTCTCTTTGTCCTACTTATACAGAGAACAAACAATTAAACTGTGGGCAGGGACATAATTTGATATATTGAGcaccatatacatatattttcagtcttgctgcattttcttttttcccccatctttaAAATTAAGGTGCTTTTTATATACATCGAgcagttttatttaattaattcacatttattatgatttttgatatttgaaatatatttctaaaaattaagtTTGTTTTCTATCTGCCACAATTTTTATTAtggttttctcctttccatttgtttaggtgTTATAACTGAATGTTAAGCattagaaattttaagaaattgataaatacCATCCATATTTTCTCCTCCTGAGtttacaaagaacagaaaaatatgacaCCTGTGCCCAATGAGATGGAGATTAAATTCTTCCTTAGTTCTGATAAGTCAAACCGAAAGTTTGGTTCAGATCTGCAGGCCAGTggacttcttttctcctccaaattACCCTCTTATTGCCAATGCTGATGGTACTCTACCCGCATCTCCTTGGCACTCAGTGTCCTTGTATAGACCAATGCTTActatgaaaaagacaaaggagTCTGAAACTTTTAGACTGAGGACTTATTTTACTGCAAGAGTATGTTTAGCCCTGTGTGGGTCATTTAACTTTTCCAGTGGCAACCATGATTAAATGTCAGAAAAAGTAGAATGAAAAATACCCCAGTTTCCCAATCTTTCAGGTGGTACAACTCTGAGTCATGTTTTATACATTGTTTCCAGTACAGTTGAACTTCAGTCGTCCACAGATGTAACCTACTTGCAAATGAAATCAcatat
This genomic interval carries:
- the LOC103540073 gene encoding olfactory receptor 5B3-like: MGNNTEVKEFILMGLTNAPELQVPLFIIFTLIYLITLIWNLGLIMVILLASHLHTPMYFFLTNLSLVDFCYSSTVTPKVIAGFLIRDKVISYNACAAQMFFFVVFATVESYLLASMAYDRYTAVCKPLHYTTMMTTTLCTHMTICSYVFGFLTAAVHVGDTFCLSFCMPNVVHHFFCDILAVMVLSCSDRHVSELVLVYMVSFNIFFALLVILISCVFIFITILKMHSAAGYQKAISTCASHLTAVSIFYGTIIFMYLKPSSSHSMDIDKIASVFYTMLIPMLNHVVYSLRNKEVKNAFKKVAEKAKYPLGLVF